A DNA window from Desulfobacterales bacterium contains the following coding sequences:
- a CDS encoding AIR synthase related protein — translation MTNRPIHIKAVLLRLEPTTALLKSSQDLIAKDLQLGIISRSDLDTVQEALRSCPFINEDDMDVIISRPEIMRHKADADLIHRAAQKMNIAVGSVLFISPHPPEIRAAQQIGAITAWMRAGQEAGPEASSADFEFENIAEIKDMVRMGIPLPAGKLPNPLLRNFLDQFIFEDPSVLINPGVGEDIAAVDIETEEVLVLKSDPITFATDSIGQYAVLINANDIATSGATPRWFLTTLFFPCGTTPSQIKGVFDELKRFCQHWDITLCGGHTEITDAVVRPVVAGMMAGTVSRKDLIDKRQMKKGDHVLLSKGVAVEGTAIIAREFGDRLKKRGVSANEIDHCRHFLDQISVMTEAKIAAQNPGTDAMHDVTEGGLATALSELSVAGAHKIRIDMDQIPVYPETQKVCNVLDIHPLGLIGSGSLLICCRSTESQKLMQRIEAAGVMISCIGEVMDSGQGIQAYEGNKQVAWPSFEADEITKLF, via the coding sequence GGATTTAGACACTGTTCAGGAGGCATTGCGCAGTTGTCCTTTTATCAATGAAGATGATATGGATGTCATCATCAGCCGGCCTGAAATCATGCGCCACAAAGCGGATGCGGACCTGATTCATCGTGCCGCACAAAAGATGAATATAGCGGTCGGCAGCGTCCTGTTCATATCACCGCATCCACCCGAGATCCGGGCCGCGCAGCAGATAGGCGCCATAACCGCATGGATGCGCGCTGGACAGGAAGCGGGCCCGGAGGCATCCTCCGCCGACTTTGAGTTCGAAAACATTGCCGAAATTAAAGATATGGTCCGCATGGGCATCCCGCTTCCGGCGGGCAAATTGCCGAATCCGCTATTACGAAATTTTCTAGATCAATTTATTTTTGAAGACCCAAGCGTTTTGATCAATCCGGGTGTTGGCGAAGATATTGCCGCCGTTGATATCGAGACCGAAGAAGTCTTGGTCCTTAAATCCGATCCCATTACCTTTGCCACCGATTCCATCGGACAATATGCCGTCTTAATCAATGCCAATGACATTGCCACTTCCGGTGCGACTCCCAGGTGGTTTTTAACAACGCTATTTTTCCCCTGCGGCACAACGCCTTCACAAATTAAAGGTGTGTTCGATGAACTCAAACGCTTTTGTCAGCATTGGGACATTACGCTGTGCGGCGGGCACACAGAGATTACAGACGCTGTCGTCAGACCCGTCGTGGCCGGAATGATGGCGGGTACGGTTTCCCGCAAGGATCTGATTGATAAACGCCAGATGAAAAAAGGGGACCACGTGCTGTTATCCAAGGGAGTGGCGGTTGAAGGGACCGCTATTATTGCTAGAGAATTCGGTGACCGTCTCAAAAAGCGGGGCGTATCTGCCAACGAAATTGATCATTGCCGTCATTTTTTAGATCAGATCAGCGTAATGACTGAAGCTAAAATTGCCGCACAAAACCCAGGAACCGATGCCATGCATGATGTAACCGAAGGGGGGCTGGCGACAGCGCTGTCGGAATTGAGCGTGGCAGGGGCGCATAAAATCAGGATCGACATGGATCAGATCCCCGTCTATCCGGAAACGCAAAAAGTATGTAATGTGTTGGATATTCATCCGCTGGGATTGATTGGTTCCGGCAGTCTTTTAATCTGCTGCCGCAGCACCGAGAGTCAAAAACTGATGCAGCGCATCGAAGCGGCTGGCGTCATGATAAGCTGCATTGGTGAAGTAATGGACAGTGGTCAGGGAATCCAGGCCTATGAGGGTAACAAGCAAGTTGCTTGGCCCAGTTTTGAAGCGGATGAAATCACGAAGTTGTTTTGA